The Halosimplex litoreum genome has a window encoding:
- a CDS encoding HNH endonuclease produces MEFHSEHEKVYCSPECRDAAVSFAGADNPNYEGKLETATCRRCSTEFEYYPSEKEGKYCSECVESGQWQSAPEVTAEANGQWNGGKERVPCAVCETTVERWPSEISDTVLCSEACRSEWLSEAFRGSGHPNWKGGGNVEYGPGWHSVREAALERDEYSCQVCGATHDELGRNPDVHHITPVRWFVTSNDHELTDAHQLSNVIALCNSCHRKAEFDTIEEDVLRSKIANSGTA; encoded by the coding sequence ATGGAGTTCCACTCCGAACACGAGAAGGTCTACTGTAGCCCTGAGTGCAGAGACGCTGCGGTCTCGTTTGCGGGTGCCGATAACCCCAACTACGAGGGCAAATTGGAGACGGCGACGTGTCGACGGTGCTCGACCGAGTTCGAATACTATCCGTCGGAGAAGGAAGGGAAGTACTGTTCTGAGTGCGTTGAATCCGGCCAATGGCAATCGGCGCCTGAGGTCACTGCGGAGGCGAATGGACAGTGGAACGGTGGCAAAGAACGCGTTCCCTGTGCCGTCTGTGAGACGACAGTCGAACGGTGGCCGAGTGAAATCAGTGATACGGTCCTCTGTAGTGAAGCATGCCGAAGTGAGTGGCTTTCCGAGGCGTTTCGCGGCTCCGGTCACCCGAACTGGAAAGGCGGCGGCAACGTCGAGTACGGGCCGGGCTGGCACTCGGTACGCGAGGCGGCACTCGAACGCGACGAGTATTCGTGCCAGGTCTGTGGTGCCACTCACGATGAACTCGGCCGCAATCCCGATGTCCATCATATCACGCCGGTTCGATGGTTCGTGACCTCCAACGACCACGAACTCACCGACGCTCACCAACTCTCGAACGTGATTGCCCTCTGCAATAGTTGCCACCGAAAAGCCGAGTTCGACACGATCGAGGAGGACGTACTCCGCTCCAAGATCGCTAACTCTGGCACCGCTTAA
- a CDS encoding ABC transporter ATP-binding protein: MTAIELDGLTKRYGDVLAVDGLDLEVQEGEIFGFLGPNGAGKSTTIDILLDFVRPTSGSATVMGLDAQADSLRVRERIGVLPDAFHVYDRLTGRQHLQFVVDSKDLDGADIDDVMERVSIAEAADRKAGGYSKGMRQRLVLAMALLGDPDLLILDEPSTGLDPNGARQMREIIRAENERGTTVFFSSHIMEQVEAICDRVAIINRGRLVAVDSIDGLRGQTETVTTLTIDVGGADAEDAEAIRNRIYVTSAALEGDRLEVTLTRDGSKFEILKALDERGVEIRDFAIDESSLEDLFAEYTTEKQEVPQ, encoded by the coding sequence ATGACGGCGATCGAACTCGACGGGCTGACCAAGCGCTACGGCGACGTGCTGGCGGTCGACGGGCTCGACCTCGAAGTACAGGAGGGTGAGATATTCGGATTTTTAGGGCCGAACGGCGCGGGGAAGTCGACGACGATCGACATCCTACTCGATTTCGTGCGGCCCACGTCGGGGTCGGCGACGGTCATGGGACTGGACGCCCAGGCCGACAGCCTGCGGGTTCGAGAGCGGATCGGCGTGCTCCCCGATGCGTTCCACGTCTACGACCGGCTGACTGGGCGCCAGCACCTCCAGTTCGTCGTCGACTCGAAGGACCTCGACGGCGCGGACATCGACGATGTCATGGAGCGGGTGTCGATCGCCGAGGCGGCCGACCGGAAGGCCGGCGGCTACTCCAAGGGGATGCGCCAGCGGCTCGTCCTCGCGATGGCGTTGCTGGGCGACCCCGATCTGTTGATCCTCGACGAACCGTCGACCGGGCTGGACCCCAACGGCGCCCGCCAGATGCGGGAGATCATCCGGGCGGAGAACGAGCGCGGGACGACCGTCTTCTTCTCCAGTCACATCATGGAGCAGGTCGAGGCCATCTGCGACCGCGTGGCGATCATCAATCGCGGCCGTCTCGTCGCCGTCGACTCCATCGACGGCCTGCGCGGCCAGACCGAGACGGTCACCACGCTCACCATCGACGTCGGCGGCGCCGACGCCGAAGACGCCGAGGCGATCCGCAACCGCATCTACGTCACGAGCGCGGCCCTGGAGGGCGACCGACTCGAAGTGACGCTGACTCGCGACGGCTCGAAGTTCGAGATCCTGAAGGCCCTCGACGAGCGCGGCGTCGAGATCCGCGACTTCGCGATCGACGAGTCCTCGCTGGAGGATCTCTTCGCCGAGTACACGACCGAGAAACAGGAGGTGCCACAGTGA
- a CDS encoding VirB4 family type IV secretion system protein — protein MIGSLLSILPTRNEESADDETTDQTADDGQQQDGPTDGVSVTYDPAAATGGGTIPDVADTHQTVLTPSSIERGPTAVRTDAQWTQTLLVGEYPDSPRDGLFETLYSTAATRQTDISLHLSPRDTAATLDTLENTIEDLEADREYLEEKRRAGARGVEKDLQDYQALYDALRNTSMSAFDVSMYLAVQGESPEELNVDGVRSAARESPTNLTPVMPRWTQLDSFISGSPVGVDKLDESMDTTTPMLAGAVGAMFPFVAGAFAEPGIEYGTYALNESPLILDRFERETGYCTMVIGQLGAGKSFSTKLQLLRRAMYDKDTVVIMLDPLEGFAGVNEALGGERITVGGTRGFNPLEIRVTPTEVLQDVPDLDPWSEQISWVLTFFETFFEHVASNPLADRKQTLRRAIQEAYERQGISRDPSTHGRQSPTVRDVIAVLEDLLENPAEFGYATDGEQEQVERDAQTLLTDLRPSFREGGDLANLAQRTEFDLDSSVLYLDLHQEEGATGRSETSLMMQVLFNAVYERAKGTDKRVVFAIDEAHYLMNDATSLEFLETAVRHSRHYDLSLHFITQTGGEFALTPEARTIANLCSLTLIHRVQEETDKLAEWFGLSEREVNWIRTAKAGNDEDGFSEALLGIDEEGWFPLRVRASEFEVEALDPTE, from the coding sequence ATGATCGGCTCGCTGTTATCGATCCTCCCGACTCGAAACGAGGAGTCCGCGGACGACGAGACGACGGATCAGACAGCCGACGATGGACAGCAACAGGACGGACCGACAGACGGCGTCAGCGTCACGTACGACCCGGCCGCGGCCACTGGCGGTGGAACCATCCCCGATGTCGCGGACACCCACCAGACGGTCCTCACGCCGTCGAGCATCGAACGTGGGCCCACTGCTGTCCGGACGGACGCCCAGTGGACTCAGACCCTGCTGGTCGGGGAGTATCCGGACTCCCCGCGAGACGGCCTTTTCGAGACGCTCTACTCGACTGCGGCGACGCGACAGACGGACATCAGTCTCCATCTCTCGCCGCGGGATACGGCCGCGACGCTGGACACGCTCGAAAACACCATCGAGGACTTGGAGGCCGACCGGGAGTACCTCGAAGAGAAACGCCGGGCTGGTGCCCGTGGCGTCGAGAAAGACCTGCAGGATTATCAGGCGCTGTACGACGCACTCCGAAACACGTCGATGTCGGCCTTCGACGTCTCGATGTATCTCGCCGTCCAGGGCGAGTCACCGGAGGAGCTGAACGTCGACGGCGTGAGGAGTGCGGCCCGTGAGTCGCCGACGAATCTCACGCCGGTGATGCCACGATGGACACAGCTCGATTCGTTCATCTCGGGGAGCCCCGTCGGCGTCGACAAACTCGACGAGTCGATGGATACGACCACGCCGATGCTCGCCGGCGCTGTCGGCGCCATGTTCCCCTTCGTCGCCGGAGCGTTCGCCGAGCCTGGGATCGAATACGGAACCTACGCGTTGAACGAGAGCCCGCTCATTCTCGATCGGTTCGAACGCGAGACGGGCTACTGTACGATGGTCATCGGGCAACTCGGCGCCGGGAAGTCCTTCTCGACGAAACTGCAGTTGCTGCGGCGGGCGATGTACGACAAAGACACGGTCGTCATCATGCTCGACCCGCTGGAGGGCTTCGCCGGCGTGAACGAGGCGCTCGGTGGCGAGCGCATCACGGTCGGCGGGACCCGTGGATTCAACCCGCTCGAAATTCGGGTGACGCCGACGGAGGTGCTACAGGACGTGCCCGATCTGGACCCGTGGTCCGAGCAGATCTCCTGGGTGCTCACCTTCTTCGAGACGTTCTTCGAACACGTCGCGTCGAACCCACTCGCCGACCGCAAACAGACACTCCGACGGGCGATCCAGGAGGCCTACGAACGCCAGGGGATCTCGCGAGACCCCTCGACGCACGGACGGCAGTCGCCGACGGTTCGTGACGTGATCGCCGTGCTCGAAGATCTCTTGGAGAACCCCGCGGAGTTCGGCTACGCGACCGATGGCGAACAGGAGCAAGTCGAACGTGACGCCCAGACATTGCTGACCGACCTTCGGCCATCCTTCCGCGAGGGTGGCGACCTCGCGAATCTCGCCCAGCGGACGGAGTTCGACCTCGATTCGTCGGTGCTGTATCTGGACCTCCACCAGGAAGAGGGCGCCACGGGTCGCTCGGAGACGAGTCTCATGATGCAGGTGCTGTTCAACGCGGTCTACGAACGCGCGAAGGGCACGGACAAGCGAGTCGTCTTCGCCATCGACGAGGCGCACTATCTGATGAACGACGCCACCTCACTGGAGTTTCTGGAAACGGCCGTTCGGCACAGTCGTCACTACGATCTGTCGCTGCATTTCATCACGCAGACGGGGGGTGAGTTCGCGCTGACGCCCGAGGCACGGACGATCGCGAATCTCTGTTCGTTGACGCTCATTCATCGGGTCCAAGAGGAGACCGACAAGCTGGCCGAGTGGTTCGGGCTCAGTGAGCGCGAAGTGAACTGGATCCGGACCGCGAAAGCCGGCAACGACGAGGACGGGTTCTCTGAGGCGTTACTTGGGATCGACGAGGAGGGGTGGTTCCCGTTGCGGGTGCGGGCGAGTGAGTTTGAGGTTGAAGCACTCGACCCGACGGAGTGA
- a CDS encoding twin-arginine translocation signal domain-containing protein — MTGTERSRRRFLKGGLAVAAAGLAGCSGGNSAGTATPESVFRDTSVSGNSLRVTLREDHDVSTVNLIDSSGSIFQSSQVATGATTVELGLFDYRRGWHYTPGEHTLVAVEDGEEVGSTTIPLTPELEITNVEPYTGGRPTPSNRANLLVTVENTGTGPTWVYYVGYENAPRSAANRIPTTDYARSTPLLNLEKPQSADDVILQPGDSTVFRGIRSPLLLSKDDHCNGLEVNLTAIVSTGIGENGQRELRAVLDGEPVRANFRGTCSDIQIEPREASDPDE, encoded by the coding sequence ATGACGGGTACGGAGCGCTCCCGTCGGCGATTTCTCAAGGGTGGGCTTGCAGTCGCCGCAGCCGGACTGGCCGGGTGTTCGGGTGGCAATTCAGCCGGGACTGCTACCCCGGAGTCCGTCTTCCGGGACACCTCGGTTTCGGGGAACTCGCTCAGGGTCACGCTCCGAGAGGACCACGATGTATCGACGGTCAACCTGATCGATTCGTCTGGATCGATATTCCAGTCGTCACAGGTCGCGACGGGCGCGACGACAGTCGAGCTTGGTCTGTTCGATTATCGGCGGGGGTGGCACTACACGCCTGGCGAGCACACGCTGGTTGCTGTCGAAGACGGTGAGGAGGTTGGCTCGACGACGATTCCGTTGACCCCCGAATTAGAGATTACCAACGTCGAGCCCTACACTGGTGGGCGGCCAACGCCATCGAACCGCGCGAATCTCCTCGTCACTGTGGAGAATACCGGAACCGGCCCGACCTGGGTCTACTACGTCGGATACGAGAATGCACCCCGTTCGGCAGCCAACCGTATCCCCACGACTGACTACGCTAGATCAACGCCTCTACTGAATCTCGAAAAGCCGCAATCAGCGGACGATGTGATATTACAACCGGGAGACTCGACGGTATTTCGGGGAATACGCTCGCCGCTACTCCTCTCGAAGGACGACCACTGCAACGGTTTAGAGGTCAATCTAACCGCGATCGTTTCCACTGGAATCGGTGAGAACGGGCAACGCGAACTCCGAGCGGTTCTTGATGGAGAGCCTGTCCGCGCAAACTTCCGCGGAACCTGCAGCGACATCCAAATAGAACCCCGTGAGGCGAGCGATCCCGATGAGTAA
- a CDS encoding ArsR/SmtB family transcription factor, translating to MCPDDRGRTDAGDDRSGSHLTADEQVDALRALGNEHRLAILLALGDREVATQTNGLELPFSELYDAVPVENTSQFSYHLSKLVGPFVAETDAGYRLTYAGDKIVRAVRSGLYETTPSFDPIAVAGACVVCGTSDLGARLDDERFVVSCRACDRTLLSDSFPRSQASERSPDEVVASFGYRIWSTYVLIRGDVCPECFGRVDRRVDAHESHETPGDAGQYTFAAICRTCDFTIHLPIEVPAVFHPRASAFLWDHEIPLPETPLWELFGLFVSEEWTTDVRSADPVDARFELDFEGDTLALAMDDSFAVTPVDDFEPP from the coding sequence ATGTGCCCGGACGACCGCGGCCGGACAGACGCCGGCGACGACCGCTCGGGGAGTCACCTGACCGCCGACGAGCAGGTCGACGCCCTGCGCGCGCTGGGCAACGAACACCGCCTGGCGATCCTGCTCGCGCTGGGCGACCGCGAGGTGGCGACCCAAACCAATGGCCTCGAACTCCCGTTCTCGGAACTGTACGACGCCGTCCCCGTCGAGAACACGTCGCAGTTCTCCTATCACCTCTCGAAGCTCGTCGGGCCGTTCGTCGCCGAGACCGACGCGGGGTATCGCCTCACCTACGCTGGCGACAAGATCGTCCGGGCCGTCCGGTCGGGACTGTACGAGACGACACCGTCGTTCGACCCGATCGCAGTCGCCGGCGCCTGCGTCGTCTGCGGCACGAGCGACCTGGGGGCGCGTCTCGACGACGAGCGGTTCGTCGTCAGCTGTCGCGCCTGCGACCGGACGCTGCTCTCGGACTCGTTCCCGCGGAGCCAGGCGAGCGAGCGCTCGCCCGACGAGGTCGTCGCGAGCTTCGGCTATCGGATCTGGAGCACCTACGTCCTGATCCGTGGCGACGTGTGCCCGGAGTGTTTCGGGCGAGTCGACCGACGCGTCGACGCCCACGAGAGCCACGAGACACCCGGCGACGCGGGCCAGTACACCTTCGCCGCTATCTGTCGGACCTGCGACTTTACGATCCACCTCCCGATCGAAGTCCCGGCGGTCTTTCACCCGCGGGCGAGTGCCTTCCTCTGGGACCACGAGATCCCACTGCCCGAGACGCCCCTGTGGGAGCTGTTCGGACTGTTCGTCTCCGAGGAATGGACGACCGACGTGCGTTCGGCCGACCCGGTCGACGCCCGCTTCGAGCTCGACTTCGAGGGCGACACGCTCGCGCTCGCGATGGACGACTCGTTCGCCGTCACGCCGGTCGACGATTTCGAGCCGCCCTGA
- a CDS encoding ABC transporter permease subunit, with amino-acid sequence MSTLAVAKKDFRDAVQSRALWALLAVFVVLSLTLTYSYVELPQLVSPGAEPSVGGLVFFTAGIVSLFVSLTAIVVCYKAIAGEREIGSVKLLLALPHRRRDVLFGKLLGRMAVLSLALAIGLAVGFGFAFAMLGSLDVVTVGLFLVATLLFTAVYVSVVVGISATTGSTSRATTLAIGFFVVFEFLWDVVPIGVVYVANGFALPQQMPDWTFLVMQVPPSTAYTAVLTALLPDVAASLPTQTFAGAGIDAFYAVPEIGFVVLAVWLVVPLAVGYARFSSADL; translated from the coding sequence ATGAGTACCCTCGCCGTCGCGAAGAAGGACTTTCGCGACGCCGTCCAGTCGCGGGCGCTGTGGGCGCTGCTGGCCGTCTTCGTCGTCCTCTCGCTGACGCTCACCTACTCCTACGTCGAGTTGCCCCAGCTGGTCAGCCCGGGCGCCGAGCCGTCGGTCGGCGGGCTGGTCTTCTTCACGGCGGGGATCGTCAGCCTGTTCGTCTCGCTGACGGCCATCGTCGTCTGCTACAAAGCGATCGCCGGCGAGCGGGAGATCGGGAGCGTCAAACTCCTGCTCGCGCTGCCCCACCGGCGACGGGACGTACTCTTCGGCAAGCTCCTCGGGCGTATGGCCGTCCTCTCGCTGGCGCTGGCGATCGGCCTGGCCGTCGGCTTCGGCTTCGCCTTCGCCATGTTGGGGTCGCTCGACGTGGTGACCGTCGGCCTCTTCCTGGTCGCGACGCTGCTGTTCACCGCGGTGTACGTCTCGGTCGTCGTCGGCATCTCGGCGACGACGGGGTCGACCTCGCGGGCGACGACGCTCGCCATCGGTTTTTTCGTCGTCTTCGAGTTCCTCTGGGACGTCGTGCCGATCGGCGTCGTCTACGTCGCCAACGGCTTCGCGCTCCCACAGCAGATGCCCGACTGGACGTTCCTCGTCATGCAGGTACCGCCGTCGACGGCCTACACCGCCGTCCTCACCGCCCTGTTGCCCGACGTGGCCGCCTCGCTCCCCACGCAGACGTTCGCCGGCGCGGGCATCGACGCCTTCTACGCCGTCCCCGAGATCGGCTTCGTCGTCCTCGCGGTCTGGCTGGTCGTCCCACTCGCGGTCGGCTACGCCCGCTTCAGTAGCGCAGACCTGTGA